The DNA region CCGACTCTCCGCACCTACGCCGAGAAATACATCAAGATGATGCCCGACCTCGTTCGCGCCGATGGCCTCGGCTGGGCATTCGGTCGCGCCGCTGGTGCCTACGGCCAGATGCACTGCATCAGCCTCGTGCTCCAAGGCCTCCGCGACGGCTGGATCGCCGACGACCAGAAGCCCAAATACTTCGATCTGCTCCGCCGCCTGTTCGTGTTTTTCTATCACACGTATCTCGATCAAGAGCACGGCTTCCTCGATCTCCGCGACACCGAGCGCACCGCCTTCGGCCATCACACGACCCGCATGGCGAACTTCGACGCCGCGCGCTACCTCTGCCAATGGTCCCGCCTCGCTAAGACCGTTCAGATGCCCTCCGGCACCACCAAGCCCGACAACTCCAAGACCCTCGGTCGCTTCGTCATCTTCGACAAATCCAACCGCAAAGAGCAGGGTCTCTTCCTCTATCGCGACGGCGAGAGCGGCCTCCACGCGCAGATCCCGCTCATCAGCTCCGGCCCGACCCTTGTCGCCGACTCGCTGCCCTTCCCGCACTGCCCCGGCGTCTTCGACTGGCCGAACAACGTTTACGCGCCGATCATGCTCCCCGAGCTGACCTTCGGCACTAACGTAACGCTCCCCGCCTTCTACGGGAAAAACTGCGTCACCGGTTTGGGACTACGCAACAGCTTCTACTTCCGCTACGAGCAGCCCGACCTGATCAACACCAAAGAAGAGATCGTCAAAGGTCTCGGCAGCGTGAAGGTCCAGTGGAACTTCTCCGGCAACAAGATCAGCGCCGAATTCGCGTACACCGTGAAGCAGCAGGTCACCTTGGATAAATTCCGCTTCATGCTCGCGATCGCTGCGCCGCACTCGAAGTACCGCGTCGGCGGCTCCCTCGCCCTCGGCCCGCAAGGTCACCGCTGCACCGTGCAGAAGGACGACTTCCAGGCCACCTGGCAGGAAACCGAAGTGGTCAGCGAAGATCCGACCTACCGCACCAACTACGGTAAGATCCACTACCTCCAGCACCTCGTGCGCGATCATCCATTGATCATGCGCCCCGGCCAGACGTACCGCCTCGCGGTCAACTTCGAGCCCGACGTCGTGCAGGTCGAAGGTTAATCTTCGCCACACAAGTCGAGCCACCGGAAAACCCGGTTCGAAAGTTTCCAGACCGAGCGGCGCAAGCCTCTCGGTCTTTTTTCTACTCGCTACTCACCACTCGCTACCCGCTACTTTCCGCCCTCCGCCATGCTCTCGCGCCGAATAATTCCCTGTCTCGACGTCACCAACGGCCGCGTCGTCAAAGGCATCAAGTTCCAGGAACTCCGCGACGCCGGCGATCCCGTCGAATCTGCCAAAGCCTACGACGCACAAGGCGCCGACGAACTCGTCTTCCTCGACATCACCGCCTCCAGCGACGGCCGCGGCATCATGCACGACGTCGTCGCCCGCACCGCCGAGCAATGCTTCATGCCCCTCACCGTCGGCGGCGGCCTCCGCTCCGTCGACAACATCGAGGCCATGCTCAAAAGCGGCGCCGATAAAGTCTCGCTCAACACCGCCGCGATCAAAGCCCCGCAGCTCATCGCCGACGCCGCCCGACGTTTCGGCAACCAATGCATCGTCCTCGCGATCGACGCGAAGCGTGAACCTGACGGCAAATCCTGGCGTGTTTACACCCACGGCGGCCGCAACCCCACCGACCTCAACGCCGTCGATTGGGCCAAAAAAGCCGTCTCCCTTGGCGCCGGTGAAATCCTCCTCACCTCGATGGACCGCGACGGCACCGGCATTGGCTACGACGTCGAACTCACCCGCGCGATTAGCGAAGCCGTCGAAGTCCCCGTCATCGCCAGCGGCGGCGCCGGCCAGATGGAACACTTCGCCGACGTCCTCGAAGCCGGCCGCGCCAGCGCCGTCCTCGCCGCGACCCTCTTCCACTTCGGCACCTTCACCGTGCCGCAAGTTAAAGACTACCTCGCCACCCGTAGCATCCCCGTCCGCCGCTAACCATCCGCTCCGTCACAGCAGCGCCACTTAAGTCGCGGATCCGCCCACTCCCACTTTCGGCGCTGGCGCAGCCGCCCCCACCAACACACTCAGCTGCTCCTGCACCTGAATAAAAAACTCCGGGCTCAGTTCGCCCACGGGCACCTCGAACAGCTGCTTCGTTTTCGCGTGCTCGAAGATATTCTTCGCACCATCCGCCGTGCGCCCCTTCGGCTTCAACACGCGCTTCCGCTCCAGCATCAACGTCAGAAACTGCACCAGCCGCGTGTTCTCCGCTGTCACCTCCGTCGCCGAATCGGCCAGATTCAGGAACAACGCCTCCGCCGTCAGCTTCATCTCACGCTCCGCATTTTCACCCGCCTTGCGCGGCTTGAACACCCGCACCCAGCTGCACACCAGCGAGCCCTCCTGCTCAAATTTCGCGCGCTCGGCTTCGAGCACATCGTACCGCATCGCCTCGCCCGTTTTCCCACGCACCAGAAAACTGGCTACGCGCTGGCCTTCGACAAACGGTTGCTGCGTGACGAAGCACGCCGGGGCTTGTGGCTGTAACGACAGATCCATTCGGCCACTTGTTTACTTGTCGCCACCGCCGACGCTAGCCAATTTCCCGCCCGCCGCCCCATGACAGGACGCATCATCGCCATCGGCGACATCCACGGCTGCCACGCCGAATTCTCCGAGTTACTCCAACGCCTCGAACTCCAACCCGAGGATCAACTCATCCTCGTCGGCGACCTCGTCAACCGCGGCCCCGACAGCTGCAAGGTCATCGACCTCGCCCGCGAACATCGCGCCATCTCCCTCCTCGGCAACCACGAGCTGCGCCTCCTCAACTACCGCAAAAGCAACGACACCGCCTTCCTCAAAGAGTCCGACGAAGACACCTACCGCAAACTTCGTCCCGAAGACTGGCTCTACCTCGAGCAAATGCCGCTCACGCATTACGTCGAAGCGCTCAACACCGTCTTCGTCCACGGCGGCTTTCTCCCCGATGAGCCCTGGCAAAAACAACCCGCCTCTGTCGTCACGCGTATCCAAGTCATCGACTCCGAAGGCCGTCCCCGCAAACGCGCCGACGCAGAAGACTCCCCTCCTTGGGCCGATCTCTGGAACGGCCCGCCCTTCGTCGTCTACGGCCACACCCCGCGCCCCGAACCGTATAAATTAAAATGGTCCGTCGGCATCGACACCGCCTGCGCCATGGGCGGCCACCTCACCGCCTACATTCTCCCCGAAAAACGCTTCGTCCAAGTCAAAGCCCGCCGCAAATACTACCCCTGACCGTCGGCCAACTTCCCACATGGAGGGCGCCGCTTCGTCGGCGCCGTTCGCCTAACGCATGAAGGATAAACTTCGTCAGACTGGCACAAAAAAACCGGAGCCGCTCACCCGCACTCCGGTTTGAAATTTCGATGTAGGCGGGGGGCCTTCACCCCGCGTTCGATTGAGACGCTCAGTACTTCACCGAGCACCCATACGGCTCGCTCGTTGCCTTCGAGACCGGCTGACCAGCCTTCACAGAAGCCAGCGCCGCCGTCACATAGTTCGTAGCCTTCGCGATGTCTTCCGCCTTGGTCGAACGGATGCTGTCGATCGCGCCATTGTAGACCAGCGTACCTTCAGCCGTGATCACGTACATATGCGGCGTCGTCTTCGCGCCGTAGAGCTTGCCCACCGTGCCGTCGCTATCGCGGAAATAAGCCGCAGGAGCCGCGCCCGTTTTCGACGACCACGCCGCGACCTTCGTCGGCTCGAAGTCACCCTGCGCGCCCGCCTTGCCCGAGTTGATCGAGAGCCACACCACACCATCGGCCGCCGCAGCCTTCTGAAGCGCGGGCATGTTGCCGCTGCTCTCATACTGCTTCACCACAAACGGACACTCCGGATTCACCCACTCCAACACCACGGTCTTGCCGCGATAGTCCGAGAGCTTGTGCGTCTTGCCGTTCACATCGGTGAGCGAAAAATCAGGCGCAGCCTGGCCAACTTCAGCAGAGGCAAATGCACTCGTTACGGTCAAAGCGGCCAGCACAGCCGCGGTAGAGAACGATTTCAGGATGTTTTTCATAGGGATCTAAAGAAGGGTTGCAGGCTAGTCATACGCCCGCGATCCGCCAGCACCCGCATGAAAATTTCTCCCCTCTCGCAACGTCCGGTCAGAAATCCCATTGCTGCGCCAGCACCCGCCCGCCTAACTCCGCCCCGTGATCGGCTGGCTCGCTGACCTTTGTCGCCTCGCTTGGGGCCTCCTCTACTGGAACTCCGCCAAAACCCGCTTCCGCCTTCGCGCAGGCCGAGGCCGCTGCCCGTGCCAAAGCCCCAGCGACTCCGGCCGCGCCATGGAAACCACCTGCGAAGCCTCGCTCACCTGGCATCAACAAGACCGCTTCCGCCGCCTCTGCCCGCTCCTCAAACGCAACGCCTCCGGCGAACTCCGTTGCTCCGTCAACACCGCCGACGTCCGTCCTTTCTGGGGCCGCGCCTTCCTGATCTACGGCGGCACCTTCGCCGCGCTCTATCTCACCGCCACCCTCGGTTATTTCACGCTCCAGCGCGTCATCGGCATCCCCGTCAGCTATGTCACCATCGCCTATCCGCCCCACTGGCCCCGCATAGATCTAGCCCGCAGCCAGTACTTCTCCCAACGCGCCGACCGCGCCCTCGCCGCTGGCCAGATCGGCGACGCCGAGAAATCCCTCACCCTCGCCTACGCCCTCGACCCCGCCAACTACCCCGCCGCGCTAAAACTCGCGCTCCTCTACCAGCACGCCCAGCCCACGCTCTCCGATAACATCTACGCCCGCCTCCTCCACGAGCACCCCGCCCAACGCCCCGTCACCGCCACCGCCTGGTTCCAGGCCCTCCTCCTGCGCGCCGACTACGCCACCATCATCCCGCTCGCCACCACCGCCCTCTCCGCCGATTCCGCCCACGAAGCCGCCTGGACCAACGCCCTCCTCTTCGCCCTCCGCCACGCTTCTCCCGTCCAACTCGAGAAACTCGCCAACAACCACGAAGTCCCCCCCGCCACCCGCGCCATCCTCTCCCTCGAGTTCACCGCCCGCACGCAACCACCCGACACCGCCCGCCGCGCGCTCCTCGAAGCCTCCGTCGCGTCTCAGTATTTCGACTACTACCGCCTCTCGCGCCTCATCACCCTCGGCTTCGGCTCCGACGCCCGCGCCCTCCTCCGCACCTCGCCCGGCCTCAGCGCCCGCGACCGCGCCGCCCTCTCCCTCGAAGCCACTGCTGTCCTCGGCTGGCAAACCGTCCTCGATGGCGACATCGACCGCCTCCTCGCCACCCCGCCCACGCCCGCCATCTGCGAAATCCTAGCCGTCCACCTCATCCAACACCCCGACCGCGCCCGCCTCGCGCGCGTCTTCGCCGCGGTCTCAAAAAATCCGCTCCCCGCCACCGACGCCGGCTACAGCGCCACCATGGCCCTCCTCGTCGCCGCAGGCGTCAATCAAGACGCCGCCCTCCTCAAAACCGCCGCCGACTCCGTCCAAAAACTCGCCGGCGGCCGCTTCCGCACCCTGGCCCTCATCGAGACGTTCTTCCTCCGCCCACCCCGCGACGCCCGCATCGAGGCCATTCTCCCCGCCCTCCAGCCCCTGTCCGCAGAACTCAACTACGCCCTCCTCGCCCGCTACGACCGCACGTCCGCCGGCCCGCCGTCGGCTTCCGCCTTTCCGTCCGTCCCTCGCGCATCCTCCTCCGCTTCTGAACCCGCGCCCAAAAAATGACGCGCCCCTCCGCCGCTCCCTCCGGCCCCGCGCCCGCTCCGTTCTCCTCGCTGCCCGCCACTGCGCGTCTCTGCGCCGCCCTCCTCGCCGCACTCCTGCTCATCTGGAGCCTCCACCTCTGGCCTCAATGGCTCCATAACCCCGACCTCTCCCACGGCCTCTTCACGCCACTCATCTTTTTCCTCCTCCTCCACGAGTCCCGCACCCGCGGCACCGCCCGCTGGCTCCCCGCCAACGCGCTGACGACCACCGCGCTCGCCCTCGCACTCCTCATCGGCCTTCTCCTCCTCGCCCTCGCGGGCATCTACGCCGCTGCCGTCGGCTGGACCCACGCCCTCGTCAACTTCCTCGCCGCCTTCGCTCTCTGCGCGTTACTCACCGCCGCCTGGCTCGCCGCCGCCCACGCCCGCATCCGCGCCCTCCCCGTCAACTGGCCCGCCGCCATCGCCGTTTCCCTCTGGCTCCTCAGCGCGCCGATCCCGCCGGGCACCTACACGCGCCTCACCCAAAGCCTCCAACTCTGGGTCACCGACGTCGTTCTCTCCGCCCTCCACACTCTCGGCATCCCAGCCCTGAAAAACGGCAACATCATCGAACTCGCCACCGTTTCCGTCGGCGTCGAGGAAGCCTGCAGCGGCGTCCGCAGCCTCCTCTCCTGCATCTTCGCCGGCCTCTTCTTTTCCGCCGCCCTCGTCCGCTCCACTGGCCACCGCATCGTGCTCATCGTCCTCGCGCCGCTCCTCGCGCTCGCGATGAACATCGCCCGCTCCCTCACGCTCACCCTCCTCGCCAACGCCGGTATCGACATTTCGGGCACCTGGCACGACGCCACCGGCTTCGCCGTCCTAGCCCTCACCGCCGCCCTCCTCGCCGCCCTCGCCCTCCTCCTGGAAAAATTCTCCCGCCCACGCCCCGCGCCCACGTCTGTTTCCGTCTCTCAACCCTCAACTCTCAACCCACAACTCTCCGCCCCCTCCGCCTTTCACCCTTCACCCGTCACCCTTCACCTTTCCCTCCTCACCTCCGGCCTCCTCGCCGCCTCCACCCTCACCGTCTTCTTCATTCTCAACACCCGCCCGTCCACCCGCCCCGCCTCCACCCCGCCCGATCTCGCTGCGCTTCTCCCGGCCACCGTCCCCGGCTGGCAGACCGTCACCAGCGACGACCTCTACCGCTTCTCCGCCCAGCTCCAGACATCGCAACTCTTCCAACGCAGCTACGCCCGCGACACCCCCGACGGCCCCCTCCAGATCACCGCCTACCTCGCCTACTGGCCCGGCGGCCAGTCCACCGTCAGCCTCGTCGCTTCCCATACCCCCGACGCCTGCTGGCCCGGCGCCGGCTGGCAACCCGACTCCTCCGCCAGCTCCCGCGAAACCCTCGCCCTCGGCCCGCACACGCTCCCACCCGCCGAACACCGCTTCTTCACCCACGAACGCTACCCCCAGCACGTCTGGTATTGGCATCTCAACGACGGCCAGGTCATCCACCACGACGGCCTCGGCTCCCCGCTCAAACTCCTCCGCCTCGCCCTCCGCTACGGCTTCCGCCGCGACGGCGACCAGTTCTTCATCCGCATCTCCAGCAACCAGCCCTGGGAAAAAATCGCCCAAGACCCCCTCCTCGCCGACATCCTCAAAAACCTCCACCCCCTCGGCCTCTGACCACGCCCACCTCACGCTCAGCCAACTGCCAACTCCCGCAGCCCCCGCGCCCCTCCCCCAATCCTCTCTCCCCCTGTTAATCCTCTCCAAACTCCTCCTGCCTTGTTCTGCGGCCTTACTCCGAGATTCCCCTCTCCCTTCCGCATCAGTGTCCCTCAGTGCCCATCAGTGGTTAAAAATTCCGGCCCCCGCCTCCGTCCCAGCCGTTCCCGAGTTCCAGATTCATTCCCCTTTTCCGGATTTCACTCTTCCCCCCTTCACTCTTCACTTTTCCCCATGCTTTTCCAACTCACCGCCGGCGAAAAACGCGCCCTCGCCATCATCGCCCTCCTCCTCGCCCTCGGCCTCCTGGGACGCTGGCTGCTCTAAATTCCCCCTAAAACCCACGCACCTCCTCGCCTTTCCGCCATCTACAGCGTTCGCCCTCCCGCATCTCCAAATCCGCCGCCTTTAAGATTTGCCCCGCCCCCGCTAACCCCTTCGCATCCGCCCCGCCCTCGCGCGCGTACTGATATGAAATGCCCTGCGTCTCAACCTGCCCGCATCCGCTCGATGCCTTCGCGCTCACACCGCGCAACGCTCGCCGCTGGCACGCACCCGCACCGGCCCCTCTCCGCCGCATGAGCCCCGCCGCCGCCGAGCCCACGCCCCCGACCGACGTCCACGCGCAAAACGCCGCCGACGCCGCCCTCCTCCGCGAAATCGCCTCGGGTAACAAAGACGCCCTCGCCCGCCTCTACGACCGCTTCTCCCGCCCCCTCTTCGCCGTCGCCCTCCGCATCCTTCACGACCGCGCAGAAGCCGAGGACGTCGTCCACGACATCTTCATCTCGCTCTGGCAAAAAGCCGCCACCTTCGAAGCGGCCCGCTGCTCCGCCCTCGGCTGGGCCATCGCCCTTACCCGCAACCGTGCCATCGACCGCCTCCGCACCCGCCGCCGCCGTGGCGAAATCCTGGATACCTCCGCCCCCGCTGACCTCGGCTACGACGAAACCGCATCCACCGCCGAAAGTTCCTCCCTCGATCTTTCCTTCAAAGAACGCGCCACCACCGTCCGTCAGGCCGTCACTCAACTCTCCGCCGAACAACGCACCGCCCTCGAACTCGCCTTCTTCTCGGGCCTTACCCAGCAGGAAATCGCCGCCCGCCTCCACGAGCCACTCGGCACCGTCAAAGCCCGCATCCGCCGCGGCCTCCTCAAACTTCGCGACCTGCTCGCCGACCGCCTATGATCGCGGAGCACCACGAAGAACTCGCCTCCCTCTACGCCTTCGACCTCCTCGAAGGCCCGGAACTCACCGCGTTCGAAACCGAACTCGCCAAAAATTCCGCTCTCCGCGCCCTCGTTGACGACTTCCGCCGCACCGCCGCCGGACTCGCCCACACCGCGCCCGAGCCCGCGCCTTCGCCTGCCCTCCGCGCCCGCATCCTCGCCACCATCGCCGCGCAGTCATCTCCAACTCTCAACTCTCAACCCTCAACTCTTCACTCCGCCCCGCCCCCCGCCGAAATCCTCCCCTTCCGCCCCATCCTCTGGACCGGCTGGGCCGCCGCCGCCTGCTTCGCCCTCGCGACCGCGTATTTTGGCGCCAACTACTTCGCCGCCCGCACCCAGCT from Nibricoccus aquaticus includes:
- the hisF gene encoding imidazole glycerol phosphate synthase subunit HisF, encoding MLSRRIIPCLDVTNGRVVKGIKFQELRDAGDPVESAKAYDAQGADELVFLDITASSDGRGIMHDVVARTAEQCFMPLTVGGGLRSVDNIEAMLKSGADKVSLNTAAIKAPQLIADAARRFGNQCIVLAIDAKREPDGKSWRVYTHGGRNPTDLNAVDWAKKAVSLGAGEILLTSMDRDGTGIGYDVELTRAISEAVEVPVIASGGAGQMEHFADVLEAGRASAVLAATLFHFGTFTVPQVKDYLATRSIPVRR
- a CDS encoding metallophosphoesterase, with protein sequence MTGRIIAIGDIHGCHAEFSELLQRLELQPEDQLILVGDLVNRGPDSCKVIDLAREHRAISLLGNHELRLLNYRKSNDTAFLKESDEDTYRKLRPEDWLYLEQMPLTHYVEALNTVFVHGGFLPDEPWQKQPASVVTRIQVIDSEGRPRKRADAEDSPPWADLWNGPPFVVYGHTPRPEPYKLKWSVGIDTACAMGGHLTAYILPEKRFVQVKARRKYYP
- a CDS encoding thioredoxin family protein, which encodes MKNILKSFSTAAVLAALTVTSAFASAEVGQAAPDFSLTDVNGKTHKLSDYRGKTVVLEWVNPECPFVVKQYESSGNMPALQKAAAADGVVWLSINSGKAGAQGDFEPTKVAAWSSKTGAAPAAYFRDSDGTVGKLYGAKTTPHMYVITAEGTLVYNGAIDSIRSTKAEDIAKATNYVTAALASVKAGQPVSKATSEPYGCSVKY
- a CDS encoding exosortase/archaeosortase family protein; translated protein: MTRPSAAPSGPAPAPFSSLPATARLCAALLAALLLIWSLHLWPQWLHNPDLSHGLFTPLIFFLLLHESRTRGTARWLPANALTTTALALALLIGLLLLALAGIYAAAVGWTHALVNFLAAFALCALLTAAWLAAAHARIRALPVNWPAAIAVSLWLLSAPIPPGTYTRLTQSLQLWVTDVVLSALHTLGIPALKNGNIIELATVSVGVEEACSGVRSLLSCIFAGLFFSAALVRSTGHRIVLIVLAPLLALAMNIARSLTLTLLANAGIDISGTWHDATGFAVLALTAALLAALALLLEKFSRPRPAPTSVSVSQPSTLNPQLSAPSAFHPSPVTLHLSLLTSGLLAASTLTVFFILNTRPSTRPASTPPDLAALLPATVPGWQTVTSDDLYRFSAQLQTSQLFQRSYARDTPDGPLQITAYLAYWPGGQSTVSLVASHTPDACWPGAGWQPDSSASSRETLALGPHTLPPAEHRFFTHERYPQHVWYWHLNDGQVIHHDGLGSPLKLLRLALRYGFRRDGDQFFIRISSNQPWEKIAQDPLLADILKNLHPLGL
- a CDS encoding sigma-70 family RNA polymerase sigma factor; translation: MPCVSTCPHPLDAFALTPRNARRWHAPAPAPLRRMSPAAAEPTPPTDVHAQNAADAALLREIASGNKDALARLYDRFSRPLFAVALRILHDRAEAEDVVHDIFISLWQKAATFEAARCSALGWAIALTRNRAIDRLRTRRRRGEILDTSAPADLGYDETASTAESSSLDLSFKERATTVRQAVTQLSAEQRTALELAFFSGLTQQEIAARLHEPLGTVKARIRRGLLKLRDLLADRL